In the genome of Candidatus Aminicenantes bacterium, the window GGGGCGTTTTTGTCGACCGCGACTTTCTGTATCAAGCCGCTGAAAAGATGAAAAAGCGCATCGATGCGCTGGCCGAAGAGATTTTCGATTTGGCGAAAGTGCGCATCAACCTGAACTCACCCCAGCAACTGGGCGAGTTGCTCTTTGAAAAGATGAACCTGCCGGTGGTCAAGCGCACGCGCAAGACCCGCTCCTACTCAACCGACAATGACGTGTTGACCGAATTGCGCGGCTATCCCATCGTGGATCGGATCCTGGAGTACCGCACCCTGCAGAAACTTTATTCCACCTACCTGCGGGGATTGCTGGATCACCTGGACAGCCAAGACCGCGTTCACTCCTCGTTCAACCAGACCGTAACCGCAACCGGCCGCCTCTCCTCTTCCGCGCCCAACCTGCAGAACATCCCCGTAAGCGAAATGGGCGGCGTCAACGTGCGCCGCGCTTTCAGCGGCGACCGGGGAACCCGCCTGATGTCGGCGGATTATTCCCAGGTTGAACTACGGGTTATGGCCCATTTTTCCGTGGATCCGGAACTGATCAGGGCATTCCGCTCCGGCATCGACATTCACGCCCACACCGCCGAGCGGGTGTTTTCCAAGCGCTTGGACCTGGATCCCGGAGAACGCCGGCGGCGCGCCAAGATTATCAATTTTTCCATCCTTTACGGCAGCGGCGCCTACAGCCTGTCAAAAGAACTGGGAGTGGGATTTTCCGAAGCCAAGCGCTTTATCGACGAGTACTTTAATACCTTCGCCGGAGTGCGGCGTTTCATTGAAGACGCACTGGAGAAGTCCCGCGAAGAGCTCCGGGTGTTCACCCTGATGGGACGCATGCGCCCCATCCCCGAAATCACCAGCGTCAACCGCAATGTGCGCGAGAACGGCCAACGCATGGCCATCAACACCATTATCCAGGGCAGCGCCGCCGACATCATCAAGCAGGCCATGGTGCGACTGCAACCCCGCCTAAAAGAGTTTTCCGCCCACATGGTGATGCAGGTTCACGACGAACTGGTGTTCGAATTCGTCCCTGAAACGGAACTGCCCCTGGCCGAACTGGTCAAGCAGGAGATGAGAAACGCGGCAAACCTGCGGGTCCCGCTGGAAGTCTCCGTCAAGACCGGCCCCAATTGGGGCGACTTGACTCCGCTATCGCAATGAGTTCTTGACTCCGGGGCGCGGATCAGCTATAAGGGAAGATGCCCTTTTGGTCCGGCCCGGCATCATGAAATCGTTTCGCAGCCGCTGTTTTGCCCTCTTCAACCGCTTCAGACAGACCGACCAGATCTTCCTGGTGGTAATCCCCATCTTTATCGGCCTGGCCGGGGGACTGGGTGCGGCCGGGCTTCGCTTTCTCATCCACCTGTTTGAAGAGTGGTTCTGGGGTCCCTGGGGCGACTCCCTGGCCTGGGGACGCACCATCCTGGTGCCCACGGCCGGCGCGTTCATCGTGGGATTGATCGTTTATTACTTCTCCCGCGAAGCCAAAGGCCACGGCGTCCCCGAAGTCATGGAGGCCATCAGCCTGAAAAGCGGTGTCATCCGCCCCCGGGTGGTATTCAGCAAAGCGGTGGCATCCGCCGTCACCATCGCATCCGGCGGCTCCGTGGGCCGGGAAGGACCGATCGTCCAGATCGGTTCGGCAATCGGTTCCTCTTTCGGGCAGTTGTTCCGCTGTTCACGCAAACGCATGCAGACATTGGTCGGATGCGGCGCCGCCGCGGGCATCGCCGCCGCATTCAACGCGCCCATCGCCGGGGCCATGTTTTCGGTTGAAATTCTGCTGGGGGATTTCGCCGTGGCCCAGTTCACGCCCATCGTGATCTCATCGGTTTCAGCCACCGTGGTCTCGCGCGCCTTTTTCGGCAATACCCCGGCGTTCCAGGTGCCGAAATACGAACTGATTCATCCCCTGGAACTGATTCCCTATGCCATCCTGGGCCTGCTGTGCGGCCTGGTGGCCCTGTTGTTTATCAAGGTGCTTTATGCCCTGGAAGACCGCTTCGACCAGTTAAAGCGTCCCGATTACATCAAGACCGCCATGGGTGGTGTGATAATCGGCATTTACGGCATCTCGTTCCCCCAGGTCTTCGGCGTGGGCTACGAGGCCATGGACCAGGCCCTGCTGGGGCA includes:
- a CDS encoding DNA polymerase I: IAKTGHNLKFDILHLCSHGMKVKGIADDTMVMSYLLYPNRRSHKLKELSAEFLSFHQTTWDELVGKGRSQNPIAEIPVERVAAYCVADSHLSLRLAEKLGRELQSMHLDKLYRDLEIPLIEALTEMEYRGVFVDRDFLYQAAEKMKKRIDALAEEIFDLAKVRINLNSPQQLGELLFEKMNLPVVKRTRKTRSYSTDNDVLTELRGYPIVDRILEYRTLQKLYSTYLRGLLDHLDSQDRVHSSFNQTVTATGRLSSSAPNLQNIPVSEMGGVNVRRAFSGDRGTRLMSADYSQVELRVMAHFSVDPELIRAFRSGIDIHAHTAERVFSKRLDLDPGERRRRAKIINFSILYGSGAYSLSKELGVGFSEAKRFIDEYFNTFAGVRRFIEDALEKSREELRVFTLMGRMRPIPEITSVNRNVRENGQRMAINTIIQGSAADIIKQAMVRLQPRLKEFSAHMVMQVHDELVFEFVPETELPLAELVKQEMRNAANLRVPLEVSVKTGPNWGDLTPLSQ